The following coding sequences lie in one Deltaproteobacteria bacterium genomic window:
- a CDS encoding glutathione S-transferase family protein → MLRLHTWATPNGRKVSIALEELGLPYELRLVDLGANEQMKPDFLALNPNHKIPVLEDDGLVIWESGAILLHLGERHDPKGLILPKDARKRGEAIQLAFFQTGGVGPNLGRLGAALRKEGEKNAEMIQIFSAEMARLYGVLDRILADGREYLAGDYSIGDIMHYPWLSFPLALKMPELMKLPSVVAWLERIAARPAVARGMAVPS, encoded by the coding sequence ATGCTGCGCCTTCACACCTGGGCCACCCCGAACGGACGCAAGGTCTCGATCGCGCTCGAGGAGCTCGGCTTGCCCTACGAGCTGCGCTTGGTCGACCTCGGCGCGAACGAGCAGATGAAGCCGGACTTCCTGGCGCTGAACCCCAACCACAAGATCCCCGTGCTCGAGGACGACGGGCTCGTGATCTGGGAGTCGGGCGCGATCCTGCTGCACCTGGGCGAGCGCCACGACCCGAAGGGGCTGATCCTGCCCAAGGACGCGCGCAAGCGCGGTGAAGCGATCCAGCTCGCGTTCTTCCAGACCGGCGGCGTCGGGCCTAACCTGGGCCGGCTCGGGGCGGCGCTGCGGAAGGAGGGCGAGAAGAACGCCGAGATGATCCAGATCTTCTCGGCCGAGATGGCGCGACTCTACGGAGTGCTCGACCGGATCCTCGCCGACGGGCGCGAGTATCTCGCGGGTGACTACTCGATCGGCGACATCATGCATTACCCCTGGCTCTCGTTTCCGCTGGCGCTCAAAATGCCCGAGCTGATGAAGCTGCCGAGCGTGGTCGCGTGGCTGGAGCGGATCGCCGCTCGCCCGGCCGTAGCGAGGGGCATGGCCGTGCCGAGCTAG
- a CDS encoding fumarylacetoacetate hydrolase family protein has product MLLATFTHGGITRIGVAVGDELVDLSAAAPELPREMEAFLAAGPDALELARGATRRGPRVPIAQVKLEAPCLRPRKFLAIGLNYADHIAETGRPAPEFPVFFNKQTSCVNGPYDPIWMPRVSDKLDYEGELALVIGRRCRHVPKARAIEVIAGYLICNDVSVRDWQQRAPTMTLGKSFDTHGPLGPFLVTPDELGDPHDLDLETTVDGERRQKSNTKNLVFDCFDQIETLSTAFTLEPGDVISTGTCGGVGVAMNPRGYLKLGQRVRVSISGLGQIENLVVPEPSDSARI; this is encoded by the coding sequence GTGTTGCTTGCGACGTTCACGCACGGGGGAATCACGAGGATCGGCGTCGCCGTCGGAGACGAGCTGGTCGACCTCTCCGCGGCCGCGCCCGAGCTTCCGCGCGAGATGGAGGCGTTCCTGGCCGCCGGTCCCGACGCTCTCGAGCTCGCGCGCGGCGCGACCCGACGCGGGCCGCGAGTCCCCATCGCGCAGGTCAAGCTCGAGGCGCCCTGCCTGCGACCGCGGAAGTTCCTGGCGATCGGGCTCAACTACGCGGACCACATTGCTGAGACCGGCCGACCGGCGCCGGAGTTTCCGGTCTTCTTCAACAAGCAGACCAGCTGCGTGAACGGGCCCTACGACCCGATCTGGATGCCGAGGGTCTCCGACAAGCTCGACTACGAGGGCGAGCTCGCGCTCGTGATCGGCCGCCGTTGCCGGCACGTGCCGAAGGCGCGCGCAATCGAGGTGATCGCGGGCTACCTGATCTGCAACGACGTCTCGGTGCGCGATTGGCAGCAGCGCGCGCCGACGATGACGCTCGGCAAGTCCTTCGACACGCACGGCCCGCTCGGCCCGTTCCTGGTCACGCCCGACGAGCTCGGCGACCCGCACGACCTCGACCTCGAGACGACCGTCGACGGCGAGCGGCGCCAGAAGTCGAACACGAAGAACCTGGTCTTCGACTGCTTCGACCAGATCGAGACGCTCTCCACCGCGTTCACGCTCGAGCCCGGCGACGTGATCAGCACGGGAACCTGCGGGGGCGTCGGCGTCGCGATGAATCCGCGCGGATACTTGAAGCTGGGTCAGCGCGTGCGCGTTTCGATCTCGGGCCTCGGGCAGATCGAGAACCTCGTCGTGCCGGAGCCTTCGGACAGCGCGCGGATATGA
- a CDS encoding acetolactate synthase large subunit — protein sequence MNGAEALIRTAVASGVEVCFANPGTTELHLVAALDAVPGIRAVLGLFEGVVTGAADGYARMAGKPALTLTHLGPGFANGIANLHNARRAGSPVVNLIGDQATWHLDADAPLTSDIESLARPVSLWLRKAKTAAELGRDVAEAIAAAQRAPGGVATLIVPADCAWGEAPGPSRPVAVEAAKKVGSDRIDAAARALRSGEPATILLGGSALSRSGSLAAARIAAKTGARVLFGTFPARVERGAGLPAFAKFPYFPEQGIELLGKVGQLLLAGATEPVAFFGYPNLPSRLAPPTCRISVLARPEDDAAGALEALADALGAGESEYELAASVRLEPATGKLTPDSLGRTLAALQPENAIVVDEAATSGAPWFGYASGALSHSSLGLTGGAIGQGLPNAVGAAIACPDRRVIALQADGSGMYTLQALWTAARESLDVTAIVCANRMYRILKVELARADVRDPGPAARGLTDLGPPNLDWVSLARGMGVPGERVETAEELAAALGRSFGERGPHLVEAVL from the coding sequence ATGAACGGCGCCGAGGCGCTGATCCGCACCGCCGTCGCGTCGGGCGTCGAGGTCTGCTTCGCGAATCCCGGTACCACCGAGCTGCACCTCGTGGCCGCGCTCGACGCGGTGCCGGGAATTCGCGCGGTGCTCGGCCTCTTCGAAGGCGTGGTCACCGGCGCGGCCGACGGCTACGCGCGAATGGCGGGCAAGCCCGCGCTCACGCTCACGCACCTCGGGCCCGGCTTCGCCAACGGCATCGCGAACCTGCACAACGCGCGGCGCGCGGGCTCGCCGGTCGTGAACCTGATCGGCGACCAGGCCACCTGGCACCTCGACGCGGACGCGCCGCTCACCAGCGACATCGAGTCGCTCGCGCGGCCCGTCTCGCTCTGGCTGCGCAAGGCGAAGACGGCTGCGGAGCTCGGGCGCGATGTCGCCGAGGCGATCGCCGCAGCCCAGCGCGCGCCGGGCGGAGTCGCGACGCTGATCGTCCCGGCGGACTGCGCCTGGGGCGAGGCGCCCGGCCCGTCGCGACCGGTCGCGGTCGAAGCGGCGAAAAAGGTCGGCTCGGATCGGATCGACGCCGCCGCGCGCGCGCTGCGAAGCGGCGAGCCCGCAACGATCCTGCTCGGCGGGAGCGCGCTCTCGAGATCCGGGTCGCTCGCGGCGGCGCGAATCGCGGCGAAGACCGGCGCTCGGGTGCTGTTCGGCACCTTCCCCGCGCGCGTCGAGCGCGGCGCGGGTCTGCCGGCGTTCGCGAAGTTTCCGTACTTCCCGGAGCAGGGCATCGAGCTGCTCGGCAAGGTCGGCCAGCTCCTGCTCGCGGGCGCGACCGAGCCGGTCGCGTTCTTCGGCTACCCGAACCTGCCGAGCCGGCTCGCGCCGCCGACGTGTCGCATCTCTGTGTTGGCCCGGCCCGAGGACGACGCGGCGGGCGCGCTCGAAGCGCTCGCCGACGCCCTCGGCGCGGGCGAGAGCGAGTACGAGCTCGCCGCCAGCGTCCGGCTCGAGCCCGCGACCGGAAAGCTCACGCCCGACTCGCTCGGCCGCACGCTCGCCGCGCTCCAGCCCGAGAATGCGATCGTCGTCGACGAGGCGGCGACCTCGGGCGCGCCCTGGTTCGGCTACGCGAGCGGCGCGCTTTCGCATTCGTCGCTCGGCCTCACTGGCGGCGCGATCGGGCAGGGGCTGCCCAACGCGGTGGGCGCCGCGATCGCCTGCCCGGACCGACGCGTGATCGCGCTGCAGGCCGACGGCAGCGGCATGTACACGCTGCAGGCGCTCTGGACCGCGGCGCGCGAGTCGCTCGACGTCACGGCGATCGTCTGCGCCAATCGCATGTACCGGATCCTGAAGGTCGAGCTCGCCCGCGCCGACGTCCGCGATCCGGGCCCGGCCGCGCGCGGTCTCACGGATCTGGGCCCTCCGAACCTCGACTGGGTCTCGCTCGCGCGCGGAATGGGCGTTCCCGGCGAGCGCGTCGAGACCGCCGAGGAGCTCGCAGCCGCGCTCGGCCGCTCGTTCGGCGAGCGCGGGCCCCATCTCGTCGAAGCGGTGCTCTAG
- a CDS encoding glutathione S-transferase — MERAARRGVRELGRDAPLPLARVAARDPGRGRAQASRGPRADRGRGRAGSSAARNELPGARHPLRAGARVTKSAIVLHQFPFSHYNEKVRWALDWKGIAHERVDYLPGPHAPQMQRLSGQMQVPVLQIGDRTIAGSAAIIDALEQLQPDPSLYPADPARRERALALQRHFDDEVGPRVRCALFSVLIREPAYLCRIFAGRRSAPVRAGYRALFPVTKQVVGRSMKLFDARAVDDAFAGTRAALDLVAREVGPSGQLAGDSFSVADLTAAANLALLVRPDHPDMARPEPVPDSVREFMAAFASHPALGWTLEQYRRHRPDRRAL; from the coding sequence GTGGAGCGAGCTGCTCGGCGCGGAGTGCGAGAGCTCGGGCGCGACGCTCCGCTTCCGCTGGCCCGAGTCGCCGCTCGCGATCCTGGTCGAGGTCGAGCCCAAGCGAGCCGAGGGCCCCGTGCAGATCGAGGTCGAGGCCGCGCGGGATCTAGCGCTGCCCGAAACGAACTACCCGGAGCTCGGCACCCGCTTCGCGCAGGTGCCAGGGTGACGAAGTCGGCCATCGTCCTGCACCAGTTCCCCTTTTCGCACTACAACGAGAAGGTGCGCTGGGCGCTCGACTGGAAGGGGATCGCGCACGAGCGCGTCGACTATCTGCCGGGCCCGCACGCGCCGCAGATGCAGCGTCTCTCGGGGCAGATGCAGGTGCCGGTGCTTCAGATCGGAGACCGCACGATCGCCGGATCGGCGGCGATCATCGACGCGCTCGAGCAGCTCCAGCCCGACCCGTCGCTCTACCCGGCCGACCCGGCGCGACGAGAGCGCGCGCTCGCGCTGCAGCGGCACTTCGACGACGAGGTCGGCCCGCGCGTACGCTGCGCGCTCTTCTCCGTGCTGATCCGGGAGCCGGCGTACCTGTGCCGGATCTTCGCTGGAAGGCGGAGCGCGCCCGTGCGCGCGGGCTACCGCGCGCTCTTTCCGGTCACGAAGCAGGTCGTGGGCCGGAGCATGAAGCTCTTCGACGCGCGCGCCGTCGACGACGCGTTCGCGGGCACGCGCGCAGCGCTCGACCTCGTCGCGCGAGAGGTCGGCCCGAGCGGCCAGCTCGCAGGAGACAGCTTCAGCGTCGCGGATCTCACCGCCGCCGCGAACCTCGCGCTGCTGGTGCGGCCGGATCATCCCGACATGGCGCGTCCGGAGCCGGTGCCGGACTCCGTGCGCGAGTTCATGGCGGCCTTCGCATCGCATCCGGCGCTCGGCTGGACGCTCGAGCAGTATCGCCGCCATCGGCCCGATCGGCGGGCGCTCTAG
- the pyk gene encoding pyruvate kinase: MLSHRIRRGRCPVRDQAKPMPRRSGRWMRTRAVRIVCTLGPATRSNATLRGLIDAGMSVARINFAHGTEAEHRETVARVREASLASGRPVAVLQDLSGPKIRLGELEPATLALETGALVTLGCGLAKGDARTLPVPDEYLAQEARPGGPILLGDGAVELEVLDVDASEIHCRVVVGGTITSGKGVNAPGGLSARPILAEKDLRDLELGVELGVDLVGVSYVRTEDDISTVRRVLKSLGRPTPLVAKIETKLALENLEAILARADAVMIARGDLSLEIPFERVPIEQKRIVQAAIRAGRPAITATQMLQSMVTAPRPTRAEITDVANAVLDGTDAVMLSDETAIGADPVRACRAMSRIIDATEDAYPSHAEVPIDGISGELRELVVFSQAAVRTARECGARAIVTWSRGGIAARLLSRQRPGVPTVAPTRYEETWRRLALPYGVRPVLCPRGKMSLEQLEREIGRLDGTDFLLLVGHIAGDQRRVPWMKLVRVIDSGEWDSDPRE, encoded by the coding sequence ATGTTATCCCATCGAATCCGGCGCGGCCGCTGTCCCGTTCGGGATCAAGCAAAGCCCATGCCGCGCCGTAGCGGGAGATGGATGCGCACTCGTGCGGTACGGATCGTCTGCACTCTCGGGCCCGCCACGCGCTCGAACGCGACCCTGCGGGGTCTGATCGACGCGGGCATGAGCGTGGCTCGGATCAACTTCGCCCACGGCACCGAGGCGGAGCACCGCGAGACCGTGGCACGCGTGCGGGAGGCGTCGCTGGCCAGCGGGCGGCCGGTGGCGGTGCTGCAGGATCTCTCGGGCCCCAAAATCCGCCTCGGAGAGCTCGAGCCGGCGACGCTCGCGCTCGAGACCGGGGCGCTGGTCACGCTGGGCTGCGGGCTTGCCAAGGGTGATGCGCGCACGCTGCCGGTCCCCGACGAGTACCTGGCGCAGGAGGCGCGGCCGGGCGGCCCGATCCTGCTCGGCGACGGCGCGGTCGAGCTCGAGGTTCTGGACGTCGACGCGAGCGAGATCCACTGCCGCGTCGTGGTGGGCGGCACGATCACCAGCGGCAAGGGCGTGAACGCGCCCGGCGGGCTCTCGGCGCGGCCGATCCTGGCGGAGAAGGACCTGCGCGATCTGGAGCTCGGCGTCGAGCTCGGCGTCGACCTGGTGGGCGTCTCGTACGTGCGCACCGAGGACGACATCTCGACGGTGCGCCGGGTGCTGAAGAGCCTGGGTCGACCGACGCCGCTGGTCGCGAAGATCGAGACGAAGCTCGCGCTGGAGAACCTGGAGGCGATCCTCGCGCGCGCGGACGCGGTGATGATCGCCCGCGGCGACCTCTCGCTCGAGATCCCGTTCGAGCGCGTGCCGATCGAGCAGAAGCGGATCGTGCAGGCGGCGATCCGCGCGGGGCGGCCCGCGATCACCGCAACGCAGATGCTGCAGTCGATGGTGACCGCGCCGCGGCCGACGCGCGCCGAGATCACCGACGTCGCGAACGCCGTGCTCGACGGAACCGACGCCGTGATGCTCTCCGACGAGACCGCGATCGGCGCCGACCCGGTGCGCGCGTGCCGCGCGATGAGCCGGATCATCGACGCCACCGAGGACGCCTACCCGAGCCACGCCGAGGTTCCGATCGACGGGATCTCGGGCGAGCTGCGCGAGCTCGTGGTCTTCTCGCAGGCCGCCGTGCGCACCGCGCGCGAGTGCGGCGCGCGAGCGATCGTCACCTGGTCGCGCGGGGGGATCGCGGCGCGGCTGCTCTCGCGCCAACGCCCGGGCGTGCCGACCGTCGCCCCCACCCGCTACGAGGAGACCTGGCGCCGGCTCGCCCTGCCCTACGGCGTGCGCCCGGTGCTCTGCCCGCGCGGCAAGATGAGCCTGGAGCAGCTCGAGCGGGAGATCGGCCGGCTGGACGGCACGGACTTCCTGCTCCTGGTCGGCCACATCGCCGGCGACCAGCGCCGCGTGCCCTGGATGAAGCTGGTGCGCGTGATCGACTCCGGCGAGTGGGACAGCGACCCGCGCGAGTGA
- a CDS encoding class I fructose-bisphosphate aldolase produces the protein MTTKRVKEILSWYSADNAGTKANLARMLNHGRLAGTGKMVILPVDQGFEHGPARSFAPNPAGYDPRYHFELAIDAGCNAYAAPLGFLEAGAAEFAGDVPMILKLNNSESLAKGGEPLPAITGSVDEALRLGCAAIGFTIYPGSGEAKTMYRQIAELTEEAKRKGLAVVVWSYPRGSSLSKEGETAIDVAAYAAQIACQLGAHVVKVKPPSAHIEQAEAKKVYEKEKIPVATLAERVRHVVQSAFGGRRIVIFSGGPAKGKQEILDEIRGLADGGAFGSIMGRNSFQRPKTEAIELLHEVMDIYANA, from the coding sequence GTGACGACCAAACGTGTGAAGGAAATTCTCTCCTGGTACAGCGCCGACAACGCGGGCACGAAGGCCAATCTGGCGCGGATGCTGAACCACGGACGGCTCGCCGGGACCGGCAAGATGGTGATCCTGCCGGTCGACCAGGGCTTCGAGCACGGGCCCGCGCGAAGCTTCGCGCCCAATCCCGCGGGCTACGACCCGCGCTACCACTTCGAGCTTGCGATCGACGCGGGCTGCAACGCCTATGCGGCGCCGCTGGGCTTTCTCGAGGCCGGCGCGGCCGAGTTCGCGGGCGACGTGCCGATGATCCTGAAGCTGAACAACAGCGAGTCGCTCGCGAAGGGCGGCGAGCCGCTTCCCGCGATCACCGGCTCGGTGGACGAGGCGCTCCGGCTGGGCTGCGCGGCGATCGGCTTCACGATCTACCCCGGCTCGGGCGAGGCCAAGACCATGTACCGGCAGATCGCCGAGCTCACCGAGGAGGCCAAGCGCAAGGGGCTGGCCGTGGTGGTCTGGTCGTACCCGCGCGGCTCGAGCCTGTCCAAGGAGGGCGAGACCGCGATCGACGTCGCCGCCTACGCCGCGCAGATCGCCTGCCAGCTCGGCGCCCACGTCGTGAAGGTGAAGCCGCCCTCCGCGCACATCGAGCAGGCCGAGGCGAAGAAGGTCTACGAGAAGGAGAAGATCCCCGTCGCCACGCTCGCCGAGCGGGTGCGCCACGTGGTGCAGAGCGCGTTCGGCGGCCGGCGCATCGTGATCTTCTCGGGCGGCCCGGCGAAGGGGAAGCAGGAGATCCTGGACGAGATCCGCGGGCTGGCCGACGGCGGAGCGTTCGGCTCGATCATGGGCCGCAACTCCTTCCAGCGCCCGAAGACCGAGGCGATCGAGCTGCTGCACGAGGTGATGGACATCTACGCGAACGCCTGA
- a CDS encoding amidase, whose protein sequence is MDDPLRLSLVELTSALSARKLSPVELLSAVFRRLDQRNAELNAVVAMYDRDALFAQARDAEARIARGEARPLEGVPLGVKDLEDCAGLVTSHGSIPYRENLATQDSVQVARLRGAGAIPIGKTNAPEFGYTAITKNLIFGVTRNPWNTALTPGGSSGGSSAALSACLLPLVTASDGGGSTRIPGSFVGAFGLKPTFGRIPNESKSLWSYGDTAVQGPLTKTVADNALYLDVTSGYSPEDPSSLPHPGFSYRAKLADGVPRKLRIAYSPDLGYAVVQSDIAQAVYDAAKLFERLGHELVEIKGGPPKMGQAWGMWGAFELAAANLQHLPAREADFGRAVLASMKLAWQMTPEWFREQAMRRLELSRWCNAVFAEHDLLITPTVPFDPPPAKGPFPLETEGRAQLDWGVASFTIPFNLSLHPAASLRVGLSRAGLPIGMQLVAERHRDELVLQAAHAFERERPWHPHWPVA, encoded by the coding sequence ATGGACGATCCGCTCCGCCTCTCCCTGGTCGAGCTCACCAGCGCCCTCTCGGCTCGCAAGCTCTCGCCCGTCGAGCTGCTCTCGGCGGTGTTCCGCCGCTTGGACCAGCGCAACGCGGAGCTGAACGCGGTGGTCGCCATGTACGACCGCGACGCGCTCTTCGCGCAGGCGCGCGACGCAGAGGCGCGGATCGCGCGCGGCGAGGCGCGACCGCTCGAGGGCGTGCCGCTCGGGGTGAAGGACCTGGAGGACTGCGCGGGGCTGGTCACCTCGCACGGCTCGATCCCGTACCGCGAGAACCTGGCCACGCAGGACTCGGTGCAGGTCGCGCGGTTGCGAGGCGCGGGCGCGATCCCGATTGGCAAGACCAACGCGCCCGAGTTCGGCTACACGGCGATCACCAAGAACCTGATCTTCGGCGTGACCCGGAACCCCTGGAACACGGCGCTCACGCCCGGCGGCTCGAGCGGCGGCTCGTCGGCCGCGCTCTCCGCCTGCCTTCTGCCGCTGGTCACCGCGAGCGACGGCGGTGGCTCGACGCGGATTCCCGGTAGCTTCGTCGGCGCGTTCGGATTGAAGCCCACGTTCGGCCGGATTCCCAACGAGTCGAAGAGTCTCTGGTCCTACGGCGACACGGCGGTGCAGGGGCCGCTCACCAAGACGGTCGCGGACAACGCGTTGTATCTCGACGTCACTTCGGGTTACTCGCCCGAGGATCCGAGCTCACTGCCGCACCCGGGCTTCTCCTACCGGGCGAAGCTCGCCGACGGCGTGCCGCGAAAGCTTCGGATCGCCTACTCACCCGACCTGGGCTACGCCGTCGTGCAGTCCGACATCGCGCAGGCGGTGTACGACGCGGCGAAGCTCTTCGAGCGGCTCGGCCACGAGCTGGTCGAGATCAAGGGCGGCCCGCCGAAGATGGGGCAGGCCTGGGGAATGTGGGGCGCGTTCGAGCTCGCGGCCGCGAACCTGCAGCATCTTCCCGCGCGCGAGGCGGACTTCGGCCGCGCGGTGCTGGCCTCGATGAAGCTCGCCTGGCAGATGACACCGGAATGGTTCAGGGAGCAGGCGATGCGCCGGCTCGAGCTCTCGCGCTGGTGCAACGCGGTCTTCGCCGAGCACGATCTGCTGATCACGCCGACGGTTCCGTTCGACCCGCCGCCCGCGAAGGGGCCGTTCCCGCTCGAGACCGAGGGCCGAGCGCAGCTCGACTGGGGCGTCGCGTCGTTCACGATCCCGTTCAACCTGTCGCTGCACCCGGCGGCGTCGCTTCGCGTCGGGCTGTCGCGAGCCGGGCTTCCGATCGGGATGCAGCTCGTGGCCGAGCGACACCGCGACGAGCTGGTGCTGCAGGCCGCGCACGCCTTCGAGCGCGAGCGTCCGTGGCACCCGCACTGGCCCGTGGCATAG
- a CDS encoding RpiB/LacA/LacB family sugar-phosphate isomerase has translation MRIALAADHAGFEFKARLARELGRLGHDVTDFGTGSTESCDYPDHAIPAARAVAEGKADRAILICTNGIGMAMTANRIPGVRAALIYNARTAVMTRKHHDSNALCLGAGEFPAEELLAWVRLWLDTEFEGGRHARRVGKFEALDEP, from the coding sequence ATGAGGATCGCGCTCGCCGCAGATCACGCGGGCTTCGAGTTCAAGGCGCGTCTCGCGCGGGAGCTCGGCCGGCTCGGCCACGACGTGACCGACTTCGGCACCGGCTCGACCGAGTCCTGCGACTACCCGGACCACGCGATCCCGGCCGCGCGAGCGGTCGCGGAGGGCAAGGCCGACCGCGCGATCCTGATCTGCACCAACGGGATCGGCATGGCGATGACCGCGAACCGGATTCCCGGCGTACGCGCCGCGCTGATCTACAACGCGCGCACGGCCGTCATGACGCGCAAGCACCACGACTCGAACGCGCTCTGCCTGGGCGCGGGCGAGTTTCCGGCCGAAGAGCTGCTCGCCTGGGTCCGGCTCTGGCTCGACACCGAGTTCGAGGGCGGCCGGCACGCGCGGCGCGTCGGCAAGTTCGAAGCGCTGGACGAGCCTTGA
- a CDS encoding alkaline phosphatase, protein MIARVALAALALPLALLGASAARAGDVAADASFRAGREALSAARAEVGATRPARNVILFVGDGMGIATVTAARIREGQLRGGSGEENLLEFERLPFTALSKTYNTDFQVPDSAGTMTAMVSGVKTRAGVLGVAESVARGDFAASAAGSVPTLLEQAEDRGLWTGVVTTTTITHATPGACYAHTPDRNWEGDANLPAAAREAGFPDIARQLVEFAHGDGIEVALGGGRAFFLPATQADPEYPQQKGARVDGRDLVAEWRSRNPGGVYAWNADQLLAVDAAKTPKLFGLFEPSHMKFEEDRATDAAGEPSLAQMTRKAIELLERAPKGYFLMVEGGRIDHAHHAGNARRALGETIELSNAVRVARELTDPATTLIVVTADHSHTFTISGYPKRGNPILGLVVGSSGESPLGTTPAPDLTGLPYTTLGYANGPGYVGASDAQPEGPKRLPHFAKRSSAPKLGRPDLSDVDTESSLYLQEATLPLASETHGGEDVPVYAGGPSAALFHGSREQSFIYHALAAALGIASP, encoded by the coding sequence TTGATCGCGCGCGTCGCTCTCGCGGCTCTGGCTCTGCCGCTGGCTCTGCTCGGCGCGAGCGCGGCGCGCGCCGGCGACGTCGCTGCCGATGCCTCGTTTCGCGCCGGACGCGAGGCGCTATCGGCCGCGCGCGCCGAGGTCGGAGCAACCCGGCCCGCGCGGAACGTGATCCTGTTCGTCGGCGACGGAATGGGAATCGCGACCGTGACGGCCGCGCGCATCCGCGAAGGCCAGCTGCGCGGCGGGTCGGGCGAGGAGAATCTGCTCGAGTTCGAGCGACTGCCTTTCACCGCGCTCTCGAAGACCTACAACACCGACTTCCAGGTTCCCGACTCGGCCGGCACGATGACGGCGATGGTCTCGGGCGTGAAGACGCGCGCGGGCGTGCTCGGCGTCGCCGAGAGCGTCGCGCGCGGCGACTTCGCGGCCAGCGCGGCCGGGAGCGTGCCGACGCTTCTCGAGCAGGCCGAGGACCGCGGACTCTGGACGGGGGTCGTGACGACCACGACGATCACGCACGCGACGCCCGGCGCCTGTTACGCGCACACGCCCGATCGCAACTGGGAGGGCGACGCGAATCTGCCCGCCGCTGCGCGCGAGGCGGGCTTTCCGGACATCGCGCGGCAGCTCGTCGAGTTCGCGCACGGCGACGGGATCGAGGTCGCGCTCGGCGGCGGGCGCGCGTTCTTCCTGCCCGCGACGCAGGCCGACCCGGAGTACCCGCAGCAGAAGGGCGCGCGCGTGGATGGACGCGACCTGGTCGCAGAGTGGCGATCGCGAAACCCCGGCGGTGTCTACGCCTGGAACGCGGATCAGCTTCTGGCGGTGGACGCGGCCAAGACGCCGAAGCTCTTCGGGCTCTTCGAGCCGAGCCACATGAAGTTCGAAGAGGATCGCGCGACCGACGCTGCCGGCGAGCCGTCGCTCGCGCAGATGACCCGGAAGGCGATCGAGCTGCTCGAACGCGCGCCGAAAGGCTACTTCCTGATGGTCGAGGGCGGGCGGATCGATCACGCGCATCACGCGGGCAACGCCCGCCGCGCGCTCGGCGAGACGATCGAGCTCTCGAACGCGGTGCGGGTCGCTCGCGAGCTCACCGACCCCGCGACGACGCTGATCGTGGTCACGGCCGACCACAGTCACACGTTCACGATCTCGGGCTACCCGAAGCGCGGCAATCCGATCCTCGGCCTCGTCGTGGGCTCGTCCGGCGAGAGCCCGCTCGGCACGACGCCGGCGCCGGATCTCACCGGCCTGCCATACACGACGCTCGGCTACGCGAACGGCCCCGGCTACGTCGGCGCGAGCGACGCGCAGCCCGAGGGCCCCAAGCGCCTGCCGCACTTCGCCAAGAGATCGAGCGCGCCCAAGCTCGGCCGACCCGATCTCTCCGACGTGGACACGGAGTCGTCGCTGTATCTGCAGGAGGCGACGCTGCCGCTCGCCTCGGAGACGCACGGCGGCGAGGACGTTCCCGTCTACGCGGGCGGACCGAGCGCGGCGCTCTTCCACGGCTCTCGCGAGCAGAGCTTCATCTATCACGCGCTGGCGGCGGCGCTCGGCATCGCGTCGCCCTGA